From one Trifolium pratense cultivar HEN17-A07 linkage group LG1, ARS_RC_1.1, whole genome shotgun sequence genomic stretch:
- the LOC123885923 gene encoding nucleobase-ascorbate transporter 3, with the protein MGETDNHQAPPSAQAPPPQNLGLSRGPTWVPAEQLLQLHYCIHSNPSWPEALLLAFQHYIVMLGTTVLIASNLVPLMGGNHGDKARVIQSLLFMSGVNTLLQTWFGSRLPVIMGGSLAFLLPVMSIINDYNDHTFPSEHERFTYTMRTIQGSLIVSSFVNIFLGYSRTWGNLARLFSPIVIVPVVCVVGLGLFARGFPLLADCVQIGLPMLILVIITQQYLKRLHAKADHILERFALLVCIAVVWAFAAILTVAGAYNTSKSKTQTSCRTDRSYLMSSAPWIKVPLPFQWGTPIFKASHVFGMMGAALVSSAESTGTYFAAARLSGATPPPPHVLSRSIGLQGISMLLEGIFSCCVGTTASVENVGLLGLTHIGSRRVVQMSCGFMIFFSIFGKFGAFFASIPLPIFAAIYCVLFGIVAATGISFIQFANNNSIRNIYVFGLTLFLGISIPQYFIMNTAPNGHGPVRTNGGWFNDILNTIFSSPPTVAIIVGTVLDNTLEAKKTAVDRGLPWWVPFQNKKGDVRNDEFYRFPLGLTEYIPTRFL; encoded by the exons atgggtgaAACTGATAACCACCAAGCACCACCGTCAGCTCAGGCACCGCCACCACAAAATCTGGGACTTTCAAGGGGACCCACTTGGGTTCCAGCTGAACAACTTCTTCAACTTCATTATTGCATCCATTCAAATCCTTCATGGC cGGAAGCATTGCTTTTGGCTTTTCAGCACTACATTGTGATGCTTGGAACAACAGTTCTGATTGCAAGTAATCTTGTACCTTTAATGGGTGGGAATCAT GGTGATAAGGCTCGTGTGATTCAGTCATTGTTGTTTATGTCTGGTGTCAACACATTGCTTCAGACTTGGTTTGGTTCGAGGCTTCCTGTCATTATGGGTGGATCACTTGCTTTTCTTCTTCCGGTGATGTCGATCATAAATGATTACAATGATCATACTTTTCCATCTGAGCATGAG AGGTTTACCTACACAATGAGAACAATTCAAGGATCTCTCATTGTTTCATCTTTCGTCAATATCTTCCTTGGATATAGTAGGACATGGGGAAATTTAGCAAG GCTGTTTAGTCCCATTGTCATTGTACCTGTGGTATGTGTGGTCGGTCTTGGTCTCTTCGCGAGGGGCTTTCCATTG CTTGCAGATTGTGTGCAAATTGGGCTACCTATGCTCATTCTAGTGATCATAACACAGCAG TATTTGAAGCGCCTTCATGCTAAGGCTGATCATATACTTGAGAGGTTTGCTTTACTTGTCTGCATTGCCGTTGTTTGGGCTTTTGCTGCTATCCTTACCGTGGCTGGTGCGTACAACACTTCCAAATCAAAGACTCAAACAAGTTGTCGCACAGATCGCTCGTACCTTATGTCTTCTGCTCCTTG GATTAAAGTGCCATTACCATTTCAGTGGGGTACTCCCATATTCAAAGCTAGTCATGTCTTTGGGATGATGGGGGCAGCACTTGTCTCTTCTGCTGAG TCAACTGGTACTTACTTTGCCGCAGCCAGGCTTTCTGGTGCAACACCGCCTCCTCCACATGTGCTCAGCCGAAGCATCGGGCTCCAG GGCATTAGTATGCTGCTTGAAGGCATTTTTAGTTGCTGTGTTGGCACTACAGCATCTGT TGAAAATGTCGGTCTACTCGGTCTCACTCATATAGGGAGCAGAAGAGTGGTGCAAATGTCATGCGGTTTCATGATTTTCTTCTCcatttttg GAAAATTCGGAGCCTTTTTCGCATCAATTCCCTTACCAATATTTGCTGCTATATACTGTGTTTTATTCGGCATTGTCG CTGCTACTGGGATTTCCTTTATACAATTTGCGAATAACAACTCCATAAGAAACATCTATGTTTTCGGCTTAACCTTGTTTCTCGGGATCTCAATTCCTCAATATTTTATCATGAACACTGCACCAAATGGTCATGGTCCTGTTAGAACAAACGGTGGATGG TTTAATGATATATTGAACACCATATTCTCATCTCCACCAACTGTGGCAATAATAGTTGGGACAGTACTTGACAACACACTTGAAGCCAAGAAAACAGCTGTGGACAGAGGACTTCCATGGTGGGTTCCTTTCCAGAATAAGAAGGGAGATGTTCGAAATGATGAATTTTACCGCTTTCCTCTCGGGTTAACTGAATATATTCCTACCAGATTTCTCTAG